A stretch of Brassica napus cultivar Da-Ae chromosome C6, Da-Ae, whole genome shotgun sequence DNA encodes these proteins:
- the LOC106405664 gene encoding hypersensitive-induced response protein 2 — MGQVLGCVQVDQSTVAIKETFGKFDDVLEPGCHCLPWCLGSQVAGHLSLRVQQLDVRCETKTKDNVFVTVVASIQYRALAESAQDAFYKLSNTRNQIQAYVFDVIRASVPKLDLDSTFEQKNDIAKTVESELEKAMSHYGYEIVQTLIVDIEPDVHVKRAMNEINAASRMREAASEKAEAEKILQIKRAEGEAESKYLSGLGIARQRQAIVDGLRNSVLAFSESVPGTSSKDVMDMVLVTQYFDTLKEIGASSKSNSVFIPHGPGAVKDIASQIRDGLLQGNAAAE; from the exons ATGGGTCAAGTTTTAGGATGTGTCCAAGTCGACCAGTCGACCGTTGCAATCAAAGAGACGTTTGGAAAATTCGACGACGTTCTCGAGCCAGGCTGTCACTGTTTGCCATGGTGCTTGGGGAGCCAAGTCGCTGGTCACCTTTCCCTGCGTGTTCAACAGCTCGATGTTCGCTGCGAGACCAAAACTAAA gaTAATGTGTTCGTCACCGTTGTTGCTTCGATTCAGTACCGGGCCTTAGCTGAGAGTGCTCAGGATGCTTTTTACAAGCTTAGCAACACCAGGAACCAGATTCAAGCTTATGTCTTTGATG TGATCCGAGCAAGTGTGCCTAAGCTGGATCTAGACTCCACCTTTGAGCAGAAGAACGACATTGCCAAAACCGTTGAGAGTGAGCTTGAAAAG GCTATGTCGCATTACGGGTATGAGATAGTCCAGACGCTTATCGTGGATATCGAGCCTGATGTGCACGTCAAGAGAGCTATGAATGAGATCAATGCTG CTTCGAGAATGAGAGAGGCAGCTAGTGAGAAAGCAGAGGCAGAGAAGATACTTCAGATCAAGAGAGCTGAAGGAGAAGCTGAGTCGAAGTACCTTTCAGGTCTTGGTATTGCCCGCCAGAGACAAGCCATTGTGGATGGTCTGAGAAACAGCGTGCTGGCCTTCTCCGAGTCTGTTCCAGGGACGTCTTCCAAAGACGTCATGGACATGGTTCTGGTCACTCAGTACTTCGACACTTTGAAGGAGATTGGTGCGTCTTCGAAGTCAAACTCGGTGTTCATACCGCACGGTCCAGGTGCTGTTAAGGACATTGCTTCACAGATCAGGGATGGTCTTCTTCAGGGAAACGCTGCTGCTGAGTAA